One Faecalicatena sp. Marseille-Q4148 DNA window includes the following coding sequences:
- a CDS encoding sodium ion-translocating decarboxylase subunit beta gives MEYITTTLGNLVHQTAFFNLTWGNFLMIAVACGFLYLAIKHGFEPLLLIPIAFGMLLVNIYPDIMLHAEDAANGTGGLLYYFFKLDEWAILPSLIFMGVGAMTDFGPLIANPASFLLGAAAQFGIFAAYLGAMAMGFSDKAAAAISIIGGADGPTSIFLASKLQQTGLLGPIAVAAYSYMSLVPIIQPPIMKLLTTEKERKIKMEQLRPVSKLERILFPIIVTIVVCLILPTTAPLVGMLMLGNLFKECGVVRQLTETASNAMMYIVVILLGTSVGATTSAEAFLNWTTLKIVALGLIAFAFGTASGVIFGKIMCYATHGKVNPLIGSAGVSAVPMAARVSQKVGAEADPTNFLLMHAMGPNVAGVIGTAVAAGTFMAIFGV, from the coding sequence ATGGAATATATTACAACGACCCTGGGAAACCTCGTTCATCAGACTGCCTTCTTCAATTTGACATGGGGAAACTTTTTGATGATTGCAGTTGCATGCGGTTTCCTGTATCTGGCGATAAAGCATGGGTTCGAACCGTTACTTCTGATTCCGATCGCATTTGGTATGCTGCTTGTTAATATCTATCCGGATATTATGCTCCATGCTGAAGATGCAGCGAACGGAACAGGTGGATTATTATATTATTTCTTCAAACTGGATGAATGGGCAATTCTTCCATCCCTGATTTTCATGGGAGTCGGGGCTATGACTGATTTCGGTCCTCTGATTGCAAATCCGGCCAGCTTCCTTCTTGGAGCTGCTGCACAGTTTGGTATTTTCGCAGCATATCTTGGCGCTATGGCAATGGGATTCTCAGATAAAGCAGCAGCTGCCATCTCTATCATTGGCGGTGCTGACGGACCAACATCTATTTTCCTTGCAAGCAAACTGCAGCAGACAGGACTTCTGGGACCGATTGCTGTGGCAGCGTATTCTTATATGTCGCTTGTGCCGATTATTCAGCCGCCGATCATGAAGCTTCTGACAACAGAAAAAGAGCGAAAGATTAAAATGGAACAGCTCCGTCCGGTATCAAAACTGGAAAGAATTCTGTTCCCGATCATCGTTACAATCGTTGTCTGCCTGATTCTTCCGACAACGGCTCCGCTTGTTGGTATGCTGATGCTCGGAAACCTGTTTAAAGAATGTGGCGTTGTAAGACAGCTGACAGAGACTGCCTCAAATGCAATGATGTATATTGTTGTTATTTTACTTGGAACGTCTGTTGGCGCTACAACAAGTGCAGAAGCATTCCTGAACTGGACTACATTAAAAATTGTGGCGCTTGGTTTGATTGCATTTGCATTCGGAACGGCATCCGGTGTTATTTTTGGTAAGATTATGTGTTATGCAACTCACGGAAAAGTCAATCCGCTGATTGGTTCTGCCGGAGTATCTGCAGTACCGATGGCAGCGCGTGTATCACAGAAAGTTGGTGCAGAAGCTGATCCGACGAACTTCCTGTTGATGCATGCAATGGGACCGAATGTAGCCGGCGTAATCGGAACAGCGGTTGCCGCCGGAACTTTTATGGCGATTTTCGGGGTATAG
- a CDS encoding NAD(P)/FAD-dependent oxidoreductase: MKNKVLIIGGGAAGMFAAIFAARNGREVHLYEQNEKLGKKLFITGKGRCNLTNAADMEVLFRSVVSNAKFLYSSFYGYTNEDTIRFFEEIGLKTKIERGDRVFPVSDHSSDVIQVLQKEMKTQGVQIHLNTKVKEILTKEGRFDAVILEKGEKIHGDACIITTGGFSYQTTGSRGDGYRFAAELGHKVTELMPALVPMETEEVYTHELQGLSLRNVAVKILNGKKVLYSDFGEMLFTHYGVSGPLMLSASSIVGKRLLKQSLELQIDLKPALSEEQLDQRVLRDFEENRNKQFKNAVHKLFPAKLIPVMISLSGIDPDKKVNEISKEERQRFVKLMKAFPATLTGLRDYNEAIITKGGVNVKEINPATMESKIVPGVYFAGEVLDLDALTGGFNLQIAWSTAYAAGMNAGIAEE, translated from the coding sequence ATGAAGAATAAAGTGCTGATAATAGGCGGAGGAGCTGCCGGAATGTTTGCGGCTATCTTTGCTGCAAGAAATGGTCGGGAAGTACACTTATATGAACAGAACGAAAAGCTTGGGAAAAAACTATTTATTACAGGAAAAGGACGCTGTAATCTGACGAATGCTGCCGATATGGAAGTACTTTTCCGGTCGGTTGTATCCAACGCTAAGTTTTTGTACAGCAGTTTTTATGGATATACGAATGAGGACACCATTCGCTTCTTTGAAGAAATCGGGCTGAAGACAAAAATTGAGCGCGGAGACAGAGTTTTTCCGGTGTCAGATCATTCTTCTGATGTGATCCAGGTGCTGCAAAAAGAGATGAAAACTCAGGGAGTGCAAATACATCTGAACACAAAAGTGAAAGAAATTCTTACAAAAGAAGGAAGATTTGACGCGGTTATACTTGAAAAGGGAGAAAAGATACATGGAGATGCCTGTATTATTACAACAGGTGGATTTTCTTATCAGACAACAGGATCTCGTGGAGATGGATACCGGTTTGCAGCGGAACTGGGCCATAAGGTAACAGAGCTGATGCCGGCACTTGTTCCAATGGAGACGGAGGAAGTCTATACGCATGAGCTTCAGGGACTGTCGCTTCGCAATGTAGCAGTAAAGATTTTGAATGGCAAAAAAGTTCTGTACAGTGATTTTGGAGAAATGCTGTTCACTCATTATGGAGTAAGCGGACCGCTGATGTTAAGTGCCAGCAGCATTGTGGGAAAAAGGCTTTTAAAACAATCATTGGAACTTCAGATTGATCTCAAACCCGCACTTTCAGAAGAACAGCTTGATCAGAGGGTGCTTCGGGATTTTGAGGAGAATCGGAATAAACAGTTTAAAAATGCAGTCCACAAGCTCTTTCCGGCAAAATTGATTCCGGTAATGATTTCACTTAGTGGAATCGATCCGGATAAAAAAGTAAATGAAATTTCAAAGGAAGAACGCCAGAGATTTGTAAAATTGATGAAAGCATTTCCGGCAACACTGACCGGCTTGCGGGATTATAATGAAGCAATTATTACAAAAGGCGGTGTAAACGTAAAAGAAATCAATCCGGCGACAATGGAGTCCAAGATTGTACCGGGCGTTTATTTTGCGGGAGAAGTTTTGGATCTGGATGCGCTGACAGGAGGATTTAATCTTCAGATTGCATGGTCAACAGCTTATGCAGCGGGGATGAACGCCGGAATCGCAGAAGAATAA
- a CDS encoding acetyl-CoA carboxylase biotin carboxyl carrier protein subunit, whose amino-acid sequence MKSYTITVNGNVYDVTVEEVANGTAPAARPAAAPVAAPKAAPAKAAAKPAAGSVEVKAGAAGKVFKIEASVGQTVKSGDTVVVIEAMKMEIPVVAPEDGTVASINVAVGDAIESGAVLATLN is encoded by the coding sequence ATGAAAAGCTATACAATTACAGTAAATGGAAATGTATATGATGTTACAGTAGAAGAAGTGGCTAATGGCACTGCACCGGCTGCAAGACCGGCGGCAGCACCTGTTGCAGCACCAAAAGCAGCACCGGCAAAGGCAGCAGCGAAACCGGCAGCAGGAAGTGTAGAAGTAAAAGCAGGTGCGGCAGGAAAAGTATTTAAGATTGAGGCATCTGTTGGTCAGACAGTGAAAAGCGGAGATACGGTTGTTGTCATTGAAGCAATGAAAATGGAAATCCCGGTTGTAGCACCGGAAGATGGAACAGTTGCAAGCATTAATGTAGCTGTCGGTGATGCAATTGAATCAGGAGCAGTTCTTGCTACATTAAACTAA
- a CDS encoding OadG family protein produces the protein MKKKLSILVCMLVFVLGLSACSGQKETAEYNQEALAQVSDFLISNFSQMTEEQFEAFHSTSEYALNYTLMNTGVPLESDAFLAAMDAWQAAIKECGTYADHGDYSMEVKSDGAILKANASFENRDAVMEFAFDEESKLESLTVSAEYTTGEILTKAGLNTVLGMGTVFVVLIFMAWLISLMKYIPVIAEKFSGKKKEEPSEAAPVVVEETEIADETDDLELVAVITAAIAAAEGTSSDGFVVRSIKKRRKPGKWNA, from the coding sequence TTGAAAAAGAAATTAAGTATTCTTGTCTGTATGCTTGTATTTGTACTCGGCCTTTCAGCATGTTCCGGACAGAAAGAAACTGCAGAGTACAATCAGGAAGCGCTGGCACAGGTATCAGACTTTTTGATTTCGAATTTCTCACAGATGACGGAAGAACAGTTCGAGGCGTTTCACAGTACATCTGAATATGCGTTGAATTATACTCTGATGAACACAGGGGTTCCATTAGAAAGTGATGCATTTCTTGCGGCAATGGATGCCTGGCAGGCAGCCATTAAAGAATGTGGAACATATGCTGATCATGGCGACTATTCTATGGAAGTGAAAAGTGACGGAGCAATTTTAAAAGCAAATGCATCTTTTGAGAACCGTGATGCAGTTATGGAGTTTGCTTTTGATGAAGAGTCAAAGCTGGAATCTCTTACCGTGAGTGCAGAATATACAACAGGAGAGATCCTGACAAAGGCAGGATTGAATACAGTGCTTGGAATGGGAACTGTATTTGTTGTGTTAATCTTTATGGCATGGCTGATTTCTCTTATGAAATATATTCCGGTAATTGCGGAGAAATTTTCCGGAAAGAAAAAAGAAGAGCCGTCAGAAGCAGCGCCGGTTGTTGTTGAGGAAACTGAGATCGCAGATGAAACAGATGATCTGGAACTTGTGGCTGTGATTACTGCAGCAATTGCTGCAGCAGAGGGAACATCCTCAGATGGATTTGTTGTAAGATCGATTAAAAAAAGAAGAAAACCAGGAAAATGGAATGCATAG
- a CDS encoding MurR/RpiR family transcriptional regulator: MSSNNKNELLRRIEEQYKELSKGQKRLADYIVQNYDKAVFLTAARLGKVVGVSESTVVRFATQLGYKGYPGFQRALEELVRHKLNSIQRMEVTYGRISQSEILESVLQSDIEKIKMTIGSLDQKAFEEAVDTIVKARKIYIIGIRSCAPLANFLSYYLNLIFDHITLVHTNSSSEIFEQMIRIGEEDVVIGISFPRYSMRTLKALEFASNRKAKVITLTDSVHSPMTIYSSCNLIARSDMASIVDSLVAPLSVINALVVALCMKKQKEVVKTLETLEEIWDEYQVYSGDELNQVDDRMELGYEE; this comes from the coding sequence ATGAGCAGTAACAATAAGAATGAATTATTGCGGAGAATAGAAGAACAGTACAAAGAACTGAGCAAAGGGCAGAAACGGCTTGCAGACTATATTGTTCAGAATTACGATAAGGCGGTATTTTTGACTGCAGCCAGACTTGGAAAAGTTGTAGGAGTAAGTGAGTCTACGGTTGTGCGCTTTGCAACTCAGCTTGGTTATAAAGGATATCCGGGTTTTCAAAGAGCGCTGGAAGAGCTTGTAAGACATAAACTGAATTCCATTCAGCGTATGGAAGTAACTTATGGGCGTATCAGTCAGTCAGAGATTCTGGAGTCTGTATTGCAGTCGGATATTGAGAAGATTAAGATGACGATAGGAAGTCTGGATCAGAAGGCTTTTGAAGAAGCGGTGGATACGATTGTAAAGGCGCGGAAGATTTATATTATCGGGATTCGCAGCTGTGCGCCGTTGGCTAACTTCTTGAGTTATTACCTGAATCTGATCTTTGACCATATTACACTGGTTCATACCAACAGCTCCAGCGAGATCTTTGAACAGATGATACGGATTGGTGAGGAAGATGTCGTAATCGGCATTAGTTTTCCGCGGTATTCGATGCGTACACTAAAGGCGTTAGAATTTGCCAGCAATAGAAAAGCAAAGGTGATCACACTGACAGACAGTGTGCACTCGCCAATGACTATTTATTCTTCCTGTAATCTGATTGCAAGAAGCGACATGGCTTCTATTGTAGATTCGCTTGTGGCGCCGCTTAGTGTGATCAATGCGCTTGTTGTAGCATTGTGCATGAAGAAACAAAAGGAAGTTGTAAAGACGTTGGAGACGCTGGAAGAAATCTGGGATGAATATCAGGTATACAGCGGTGATGAACTGAATCAGGTAGATGACAGGATGGAATTAGGATATGAAGAATAA
- a CDS encoding aminopeptidase P family protein: MNVTERIEKLRTLMKSKNIDAYVIPSSDNHQSEYVGEYFMARKFISGFTGSAGTAVIAKDEAGLWTDGRYFIQAEKQLEGSGIDLYRIGQPDVPTIQEYLVNYLPENGKLAFNGQVISTTQGNNWKKALAAKNVTVEYDMDLIDEVWEDRPAMAEEPVFILEEKYSGESTASKLARIREVMKEKNANIHVLASLDDIAWLINMRGNDVAYSPLILAYAIIYEDRMQLFISEKKLSDEAKALLAKDNIEILPYNAIYETVKGFSKEDCVLFDPDRVNYALSSNIPEDTATVEATNPEILFKALKNEVELENIRRAHIKDGVAVTKYMHWVKTHVASEKITESSAAEKLDAFRKEQDGYLWQSFSPICAYKEHAAMMHYSSTPETDVQLQPAHFFLNDTGGNYYEGSTDITRTFVLGPISDELKRDFTAVARGMIGLSMAKFLYGCTGINLDIYARQPMWEMGIDYRCGTGHGVGYLLNIHEGPAGFRSQGRAGESERLTEGMVLTNEPGIYTEGSHGIRTENEMVVRKGEKNEYGQFMYFETITFAPIDLDGINPDLMSPREKEWLNSYHAEVYEKLSPYMTEEENEWLRQYTRAI, from the coding sequence ATGAACGTAACAGAACGAATTGAGAAATTACGGACATTGATGAAAAGCAAAAATATCGATGCATATGTAATTCCTTCTTCAGACAATCACCAGAGCGAATATGTCGGTGAGTATTTCATGGCAAGAAAATTCATTTCCGGCTTCACAGGTTCTGCCGGAACTGCTGTCATTGCCAAAGACGAAGCAGGACTTTGGACAGACGGAAGATATTTCATCCAGGCCGAAAAACAACTGGAGGGAAGCGGAATCGACCTTTACCGCATAGGACAGCCGGATGTGCCGACGATCCAGGAATATCTTGTGAACTATCTTCCAGAGAATGGAAAACTGGCATTTAATGGACAGGTCATCTCCACAACTCAGGGAAACAACTGGAAAAAAGCATTGGCTGCCAAAAATGTAACTGTCGAATACGATATGGATCTGATCGATGAAGTCTGGGAAGACCGCCCTGCAATGGCAGAAGAACCGGTATTTATCCTGGAAGAAAAATACAGCGGCGAAAGCACCGCTTCCAAACTCGCAAGAATCCGTGAAGTGATGAAAGAAAAGAACGCCAACATCCATGTATTGGCTTCTCTTGATGACATTGCATGGCTGATTAACATGCGCGGAAATGACGTTGCATATTCTCCGCTCATCCTTGCTTATGCAATCATTTATGAAGACCGCATGCAGTTATTTATCTCTGAAAAGAAATTAAGCGACGAAGCAAAAGCGCTCCTTGCAAAAGATAATATTGAAATTCTTCCTTACAACGCAATCTACGAAACAGTCAAAGGCTTCTCGAAAGAAGACTGTGTACTTTTCGATCCGGACCGCGTGAACTATGCACTTTCTTCCAACATTCCGGAAGATACTGCAACTGTAGAAGCAACAAACCCGGAAATTCTTTTCAAAGCGTTAAAGAACGAAGTGGAACTTGAAAATATACGCCGCGCACATATCAAAGATGGTGTCGCTGTCACAAAATACATGCACTGGGTAAAAACCCATGTTGCATCTGAGAAGATCACGGAATCTTCTGCTGCTGAAAAATTAGATGCGTTCCGCAAAGAACAAGACGGCTACCTCTGGCAGAGTTTCTCTCCGATCTGTGCATACAAAGAGCATGCAGCAATGATGCACTACTCTTCTACACCGGAGACAGACGTACAGCTTCAGCCAGCACATTTCTTCCTGAATGATACAGGCGGAAACTACTATGAAGGTTCTACAGATATCACAAGAACATTTGTACTTGGACCGATTAGTGATGAATTAAAACGCGACTTTACTGCTGTCGCACGCGGTATGATCGGACTTTCCATGGCAAAATTCCTTTACGGATGTACCGGAATCAATCTTGACATCTATGCAAGACAGCCAATGTGGGAAATGGGAATCGATTATCGCTGCGGAACAGGACACGGTGTCGGCTATCTCCTGAACATCCACGAAGGTCCTGCCGGCTTCCGTTCACAGGGACGTGCCGGAGAAAGTGAAAGACTTACAGAAGGTATGGTTCTTACAAATGAACCTGGTATCTACACAGAAGGCTCTCATGGCATCCGTACTGAAAATGAAATGGTTGTACGTAAAGGCGAAAAGAACGAATACGGACAGTTCATGTATTTCGAGACGATCACATTTGCGCCAATCGACCTTGACGGTATCAATCCTGATCTCATGTCTCCTCGCGAGAAAGAATGGCTCAACAGTTACCATGCTGAAGTTTACGAGAAACTCTCTCCGTATATGACAGAAGAAGAAAACGAATGGCTGCGCCAGTACACACGCGCAATTTAA
- a CDS encoding carboxyl transferase, translating into MNNRTAENFAGKRITALLDEGSFVEIGREITARTTDFNVQAKDTPADGVITGYGVIDGNLVYVYSQDTEVMNGSIGEMHAKKIAHIYDMAMKMGAPVVGFVDCAGLRLQEATDALNGFGELYLKQAMASGVIPQITAVFGTCGGGLAVVPALTDFTFIEEKGRLFVNSPNAIPGNTEAKCDTASASYQEKETGLVDFVGTEEEIIENIRELISMIPGNNEDNDSYDECLDDLNRRCEELENAVEDPAIMLSMISDNGIFFEAKRNFAKDMVTGLIRLNGMTVGAVANRTTRYDEEGNAAETFDCALSARGCRKAADFVNFCDAFNLPVVTFVNVNGFKACKCSENNIARETGRLTYAFANATVPKVTVVTGKAYGSAYVAMNSKSIGADMVYAWPEAEIGMMDAKLAAKIMYADEAAEVIAKKAKEYEALQTSPAAAARRGYVDTIIEPADTRKYLIGAFEMLFTKREDRPVKKHGTV; encoded by the coding sequence ATGAATAACAGAACAGCAGAAAACTTCGCAGGCAAGCGAATCACAGCATTGCTCGATGAAGGAAGTTTTGTTGAAATCGGTAGAGAGATCACTGCCAGAACAACAGATTTCAACGTACAGGCAAAGGACACTCCGGCTGACGGCGTGATTACCGGATATGGAGTGATCGATGGAAATCTGGTTTATGTTTACAGCCAGGATACAGAAGTGATGAATGGTTCCATCGGTGAAATGCATGCAAAGAAAATCGCACATATTTATGATATGGCAATGAAGATGGGGGCACCGGTAGTAGGTTTTGTGGACTGTGCAGGACTGCGGCTGCAGGAAGCGACAGATGCGCTTAACGGATTTGGAGAATTATATTTGAAACAGGCAATGGCTTCTGGTGTGATTCCGCAGATTACTGCTGTGTTTGGTACATGCGGAGGAGGACTTGCAGTTGTTCCGGCATTGACAGATTTTACTTTTATCGAAGAAAAAGGACGTTTGTTTGTGAACTCACCAAATGCAATTCCGGGAAATACAGAAGCAAAATGTGATACGGCATCTGCTTCTTATCAGGAGAAAGAGACAGGTCTTGTCGATTTTGTTGGAACCGAGGAAGAGATTATTGAGAACATCCGCGAACTGATCAGCATGATTCCTGGAAATAACGAGGACAATGATTCTTATGATGAATGTCTGGATGATTTAAACAGACGCTGCGAAGAATTGGAAAATGCAGTTGAAGATCCGGCAATTATGCTTTCAATGATTTCTGATAATGGGATTTTCTTTGAAGCAAAGAGAAACTTTGCAAAAGATATGGTAACAGGGCTGATCCGTTTAAATGGAATGACTGTTGGTGCAGTGGCAAACCGTACAACACGTTATGATGAAGAAGGAAACGCCGCAGAGACATTTGATTGTGCATTATCTGCCCGTGGCTGCAGAAAAGCGGCAGACTTTGTGAATTTCTGTGACGCTTTCAATCTTCCGGTTGTGACATTTGTAAATGTAAACGGATTTAAGGCATGTAAGTGTTCTGAAAATAATATTGCAAGAGAGACGGGACGCCTCACATATGCGTTTGCAAATGCAACTGTTCCGAAAGTAACTGTTGTAACAGGAAAGGCTTACGGAAGCGCTTATGTTGCAATGAACAGTAAATCGATTGGTGCAGATATGGTTTATGCATGGCCGGAAGCAGAAATCGGTATGATGGATGCAAAACTGGCAGCAAAGATTATGTATGCGGATGAAGCTGCTGAAGTGATTGCAAAAAAGGCAAAAGAGTATGAAGCGCTTCAGACAAGTCCGGCTGCTGCCGCCAGAAGAGGCTATGTAGATACCATCATTGAACCGGCAGATACAAGAAAATATCTGATCGGTGCATTTGAGATGTTATTTACGAAAAGGGAAGACCGTCCGGTAAAAAAACACGGAACAGTATAG
- a CDS encoding oxaloacetate decarboxylase subunit alpha, translating to MAEMVKKPIKITETILRDAHQSLIATRMTTEQMLPIIDKMDQVGYHSVECWGGATFDASLRFLKEDPWDRLRKFRAGFKNTKLQMLFRGQNILGYRPYADDVVEYFVKKSVANGIDIIRIFDCLNDLRNLQTAVTAAVSEKADAQVALSYTLGDAYTLEYWIDIAKRIEDMGATSICIKDMAGLLVPYKATELVQAMKEATTLPIQLHTHYTSGVASMTYLKAVEAGVDVIDTAISPFAMGTSQPATEVMVETFKGTPYDTGLDQKLLAEIADYFRPIRDEALESGLLNPKNLGVNIKTLLYQVPGGMLSNLTSQLKEQGAEDKYYEVLEEVPRVRKDLGEPPLVTPSSQIVGTQAVFNVLMGERYKMATKETKDILSGKYGKTVKPFNEEVQKKCIGDAEVITCRPADLIPDELDTLRGEMAQWSQQDEDVLSYALFPQVATDYFKYREAQQTKVDQTVADTENGAYPV from the coding sequence ATGGCAGAAATGGTAAAAAAACCAATTAAAATAACTGAAACAATTCTGCGTGATGCACATCAGTCTTTGATTGCGACACGTATGACAACAGAACAGATGCTTCCGATCATTGATAAAATGGATCAGGTCGGATATCATTCTGTCGAATGTTGGGGTGGAGCCACATTTGACGCTTCTCTCAGATTTTTGAAAGAAGATCCGTGGGACAGACTTCGTAAATTCCGTGCCGGATTTAAAAACACAAAACTTCAGATGCTGTTCCGTGGGCAGAATATTCTCGGATATCGCCCGTATGCTGATGATGTAGTAGAATATTTCGTGAAGAAATCTGTTGCAAATGGAATTGATATTATTCGTATTTTTGATTGTCTGAATGACCTTCGCAACCTTCAGACAGCGGTAACAGCAGCAGTGTCAGAAAAAGCAGATGCACAGGTTGCGCTTTCTTATACACTGGGAGATGCTTATACACTGGAATACTGGATCGATATTGCGAAAAGAATTGAAGATATGGGAGCTACATCAATCTGTATTAAAGATATGGCAGGACTTCTTGTGCCGTATAAAGCAACAGAACTGGTACAGGCGATGAAAGAAGCAACAACACTTCCGATTCAGCTTCATACACATTACACATCAGGCGTTGCGTCTATGACTTATTTGAAGGCAGTAGAAGCCGGAGTTGATGTGATCGATACTGCAATCTCACCGTTTGCAATGGGAACGTCTCAGCCGGCGACAGAAGTTATGGTAGAGACATTTAAGGGAACGCCGTACGATACAGGACTGGATCAGAAATTGCTTGCAGAAATTGCAGACTATTTCCGTCCGATCCGCGACGAAGCTCTGGAATCCGGACTTCTCAATCCAAAGAATCTGGGAGTTAATATTAAAACACTTCTGTATCAGGTTCCGGGCGGAATGCTTTCTAACCTGACATCACAGTTAAAAGAGCAGGGTGCAGAAGATAAGTATTATGAAGTGTTAGAAGAGGTTCCAAGAGTGCGAAAAGATCTCGGAGAACCGCCGCTTGTAACACCATCTTCACAGATTGTCGGTACACAGGCTGTATTTAACGTATTGATGGGCGAACGTTACAAAATGGCAACAAAAGAAACGAAAGATATTTTAAGCGGAAAATACGGAAAAACAGTTAAGCCATTTAACGAAGAAGTACAGAAGAAATGTATTGGAGATGCAGAAGTCATTACATGTCGTCCGGCAGATCTGATTCCGGATGAACTTGACACACTGCGAGGAGAAATGGCACAGTGGTCACAGCAGGATGAGGACGTATTGTCTTATGCATTATTCCCGCAGGTGGCAACAGACTATTTTAAATATCGGGAAGCTCAGCAGACAAAAGTAGATCAGACAGTTGCCGATACAGAGAACGGTGCTTATCCGGTATAA
- a CDS encoding (d)CMP kinase, with protein MGYNIAIDGPAGAGKSTIAKKVAKEKGFIYVDTGAMYRAMALYFLKLGIAPEDSNSIAKACTGAEIKIAYEDGMQQVYLNGQNVTDRLREEMVGNMASKSSAVAEVREHLLSLQRELARTEDVVMDGRDIGTRILPDADVKIYLTASVETRAKRRYRELLEKGEDCDYEKVAQDIEQRDYQDMNRQVSPLCQAEDAVFIDSSDMTIEEVVEAIKALCR; from the coding sequence ATGGGATATAATATTGCAATAGATGGACCGGCTGGTGCCGGTAAAAGTACAATAGCAAAAAAAGTTGCGAAAGAAAAAGGATTTATTTATGTAGATACCGGAGCAATGTATCGGGCGATGGCGCTGTATTTTTTAAAACTCGGAATCGCCCCGGAAGATAGTAATTCGATTGCCAAAGCCTGTACAGGTGCAGAAATTAAGATTGCCTATGAAGATGGAATGCAGCAGGTATATCTAAACGGACAGAATGTTACAGACCGGCTTAGAGAAGAGATGGTAGGAAATATGGCCTCTAAAAGCTCTGCTGTCGCTGAAGTGCGTGAGCATCTGCTGTCGCTGCAGAGAGAGCTTGCCAGAACTGAGGATGTGGTCATGGACGGACGTGACATCGGAACAAGAATCTTACCGGATGCCGATGTGAAAATATATTTGACGGCCAGCGTGGAAACAAGAGCAAAAAGACGCTACCGGGAACTTTTAGAGAAGGGCGAGGACTGCGATTATGAGAAAGTAGCGCAGGATATTGAACAGCGGGATTATCAGGATATGAATCGCCAGGTATCTCCGCTTTGCCAGGCAGAAGACGCGGTTTTCATAGATTCTTCCGATATGACAATTGAGGAAGTAGTGGAGGCGATTAAAGCATTATGCAGATAA